The following DNA comes from Chelmon rostratus isolate fCheRos1 chromosome 20, fCheRos1.pri, whole genome shotgun sequence.
TAAATCCCATCGCTCcatcctgattggctgttaaCGGCTCCTCTGACTCCAGGAGGTATCTGATTGGTGGGCCCACCATCTTCCTCCTCGGTCTCTCAGGCTGCTCCGCcacctccttcttctcctccttttcttctcctcctccatgctccttcacacagacaggtttcattttctcctcctcttctctacACCTCTTtgacctcctccccctccatccatctctctcctgccatctcctccacctctcagtGACCAGCCTCTTCTTCATTGTGGTTTGGTAGTCCGCCCACCACTGAGGATTTCTGCACACACGTTTTCTGCGTCTCGACCAATCAGGAGCCTTGGTGGAAGCTGGGAGGagggtctcctctctctctgcgaCCTTctggcctgtctgtctctctgtgatcaTCTgacttgtctttctctctgttatcATAtcacctgtctgtttctctgcagcgtCAGACCTGTCAATCATTGTTGTGCTATCTGAAGCCCCGCCCCCATCTTTGCTCTTCTGCTGTGGTTTTCTACCCTGTTTAAATCCCATCACTCCGTCCTGATTGGCAGTTAACTGTCCATATGACGGCCCCTCTGACTCCAGGAGGTATCTGATTGGTGGGCCCACCATCTTCCTCCTCGGTCTCTCAGGCTGCTCcgccacctccttctcctcctccttttcttctcctccatctcttcttctcctctctccttcctctcctcctccatgctccttcagacagacaggtccctgtgtgtgtttctcctcttcttctctacACCTCTTtgacctcctccccctccatccatctctctcctgctgtctcctccacctctcagtGACCAGCCTCTTCTTCATTGTGGTTTGGTAGTCCGCCCACCAATGAGGATTTCTGTGCCTCGACCAATCACGAGCCTTGGTGGAAGCTGGGAGGATcttatctctctctgtgatcatctgacctgtctgtctctctgtgactgactggtctatctgtctctctgttatcatatgacctgtctgtctctctgtgactgactggtctgtctgtctctctgttatcatatgacctgtctgtctctctgtgatcatctgacctgtctgtctctctgttatcatatgacctgtctgtctctctgtgactgactgacctgtctgtctctctgttatCATATgacctgtgtgtctctctgtgactgtctgacctgtctgtctctctgcagcgtCAGACCTGTCAGTCATTGCTGCGTTATCTGAAGCCCCGCCCCCAgctttgctcttcttctgtggttttctacccTGTTTAAATCCCATCACTCcgtcctgattggctgttaaCGGCTCCTCTGACTCCAGGAGGTATCTGATTGGTGGGCCCACCATCTTCCTCCTCGGTCTCTCAGGCTGCTCcgccacctccttctcctcctccttttcttctcctcctccatgctccttcagacagacaggtttcattttctcctcctcttctctacACCTCTTtgacctcctccccctccatccatctctctcctgccgtctcctccacctctcagtGACCAGCCTCTTCTTCATTGTGGTTTGGTAGTCCGCCCACCACTGAGGATTTCTGCACACACGTTTTCTGCGTCTCGACCAATCAGGAGCCTTGGTGGAAGCTGGGAGGagggtctcctctctctctgcgaCCTTctggcctgtctgtctctctgtgatcaTCTgacttgtctttctctctgttatcATAtcacctgtctgtttctctgcagcgtCAGACCTGTCAATCATTGTTGTGCTATCTGAAGCCCCACCCCCATCTTTGCTCTTCTGCTGTGGTTTTCTACCCTGTTTAAATCCCATCACTCCGTCCTGATTGGCAGTTAACTGTCCATATGACGGCCCCTCTGACTCCAGGAGGTATCTGATTGGTGGGCCCACCATCTTCCTCCTCGGTCTCTCAGGCTGCTCcgccacctccttctcctcctccttttcttctcctccatctcttcttctcctctctccttcctctcctcctccatgctccttcagacagacaggtccctgtgtgtgtttctcctcttcttctctacACCTCTTtgacctcctccccctccatccatctctctcctgctgtctcctccacctctcagtGACCAGCCTCTTCTTCATTGTGGTTTGGTAGTCCGCCCACCAATGAGGATTTCTGTGCCTCGACCAATCACGAGCCTTGGTGGAAGCTGGGAGGATcttatctctctctgtgatcatctgacctgtctgtctctctgtgactgactggtctatctgtctctctgttatcatatgacctgtctgtctctctgtgactgactggtctgtctgtctctctgttatcatatgacctgtctgtctctctgtgatcatctgacctgtctgtctctctgttatcatatgacctgtctgtctctctgtgactgacagacctgtctgtctctctgttatCATATgacctgtgtgtctctcagtgactgtctgacctgtctgtctctctgtgactgactgacctgtctgtctctctgttatCATATgacctgtgtgtctctctgtgactgtctgacctgtctgtctctctgcagcgtCAGACCTGTCAGTCATTGCTGCGTTATCTGAAGCCCCGCCCCCAgctttgctcttcttctgtggttttctacccTGTTTAAATCCCATCACTCcgtcctgattggctgttaaCGGCTCCTCTGACTCCAGGAGGTATCTGATTGGTGGGCCCACCATCTTCCTCCTCGGTCTCTCAGGCTGCTCcgccacctccttctcctcctccttttcttctcctcctccatgctccttcagacagacaggtttcattttctcctcctcttctctacACCTCTTtgacctcctccccctccatccatctctctcctgctgtctcctccacctctcagtGACCAGCCTCTTCTTCATTGTGGTTTGGTAGTCCGCCCACCACTGAGGATTTCTGCACACACGTTTTCTGCGTCTCGACCAATCAGGAGCCTTGGTGGAAGCTGGGAGGAGggtctcttcctcaccctctttgctcctctcttctctctctttcctctctctgccgtTGTTGCCATTGACCTCCGCATCCTGTTTGTCTCCAGCAGCTCGGGTGCCACGGTGACGGCAGTGACAGCTGAACTTCTCCTGGCAGAGGTGGCAGCTGAGCCGGAGTCCTGCTCTGTGCCCGGacaggtggagctgcagagaggaccGACAGGCGAAGGTGAGACCGCATGCCTGACGAAAgatggagacacagacaggtgggTTATTATCTCAGGTGATAAACTGGAGTTTATGTGCGTGACCCCATGGAAAGACACCACGCCGCCACCCCTCATTCCACCCATTGTTTTATGACATTTCACTACATAGCACGATATTAGGTTCTATTATATTACATAGTACTGTGTTATTATTAAGTGTACTAATATATTAACTTATATAATTCTAATGTTGTATCATGACCGGGTGGGACATCATGGCCAGACAGTCATTATGAAGATGTGTCTGGTGCTTTTAAAGCTCTGAACTCAGATGATTAGTTTCCAGCAGTTCGGTGGAATGACGACACTTCCTGcgaacttttattttgaaaataatgcTGAAAGGCTTTGCTGTTGATGACTAACCTGACAGAGCTGCCACCCTCCGTCCACTCCGTCCTCTGAGgactccttcctgctgctgtctatCCTCTTGGTTAGCTCCACCCCTCCtgtcccttcctcctcctccgcctggTGCTCCCTCTTCAGCCTCCCCAGCTTCCTTTTTGCCTTTGCTTCTGtagctgtgctgtgattggccgcAGACAGGCCACGTAACCACTTCTCTGACTCGACCAGGTATCTGATTGGTGAACCGAGCATCTTCCTCCTTggccccgcctcctcctccgcctcctcctttACCATCAACTCAtccttcctctgctcttcaGTACACCTCCTCTTCggtcctccctcctccactaacaactcctcctcttcctccttcaccatcgttttgttttctcctccttcagctcgGGTGTGTTGGATTTGTGCAGCAGGTCGTCCTGTTTGGATGCCTCTCTTCCTGCAGCATTGCCATGTTTCTCCTTGTGTCTCATTTCGGTCTATTTGGGTGGAGCTGCTGTCCTGTGATTGGATGGAGCTCCTGTCCTGTGATAGGATGGAGCTCCTGGCTTCTGATTGAATGGAGCTCCTGTCCTGTGATTGGATGGAGCTCCTGGCCTCTGATTGGATGGAGCTCCTGTCCTCTGATAGGATGGAGCTCCTGGCTTCTGATTGAATGGAGCTCCTGTCCTGTGATTGGATGGAGCTCCTGGCTTCTGATTGGATGGAGCTCCTGGCTTCTGATTGGATGGCATCCTGGTGACAGCCGGGCTGACACCTCTCGTCACCGTTCGTCTTCCTGTCACGGTGGACGGTGCTGCTGGGTGTCCCCTCATTGGGTTGAACTCTTCCTGCGATGTGATTCGTCAGTGTGACCGGCCGGGACTTTTCACCCCACATGTTGCCGCCTTGATCGCCGCCTTCGCTCCGCTgagacttcctcctcctcctcttcttcttctctgctgtgactgtggACTGTCTGTCAGACCGGAGACTCTCATCTGTAGAAGAGTCAGCAGAGGACAGGAAACCATGAATCTGACgatcatcaacatcatcatcatcatcatcatctaatCATCTCTAATTGCCGACACGAGACGACTGAAGCGATCGTGTTGTGATGTCAGCTCACGTCAGATCGCTGTGTGCATCTCCTCCATTGATCACAGGTCAAACAATCAGTCACCTGACAGGAAGTTAAACCAACTACTCCGATCATCGATGAACTGTGTGAGTCATTTGTTGACTTCAAACtatataaacatgcacacatgattTCTGAGTTTGGAATCGTGCgacaaagacacaaagcaaaGTCCTGATCAGTGAGCGAATAGGAAATCATTCCTGTGATGATGCAGAATAAATTATGCTGGAAAACATTTGAAGGAAACTccaacactgtaaaaaatgagcTCTGTTCTAAACTTCATTCTGTTCCCTCATTTCCATCAacgacttcctgtttgtttgtttgtttgtttgtttgtttgttactctgttgtttgtgttttgctgtcagacTAACGGAGACTTCCTCGTCTGTCTGTCATTTACTGCAGACTGAGATGTGTACTGGCCCCTTTTTGTTCACACTGATGACAGCGATGGTGTCGGTTTACGACAGGTGAGAGTTGTTGTGATGTCACATCAGTGTGTTATAAACAtcgtttgtctgtttgtctctaaactttatttaaaaaagactCTTACAACCTCAAACTAAAAAACTCAAAACTCTAACGATGACTTACTGTTCTCACATTGTGACgagccttcctcctcctcctcctcctcagccaggCGGGGGCTCAGAGGAGCGATGAGTCCAGGAGGCAGCGGGGGGCGTAACCAGGTGTTCTGTTGGACCTCTTTGGACTCGGGCTGCTGAGGAGCCGGAGGTGCAGGTGGTGTGAACAGAGGCATTGTGggtatcagtgtgtgtctgaggggGGAGCAGAGCAGGTAGAGGGGGGGGCTGGGCTGTTctgtgtccagtgtgtgtgtcttctgtgagctgcagtgctgcagcagagcgcCCCCACCTGGTTCACCTgctctgacagaaacacactgccATGGCACaccacactcacctgaacacacacacacacacacacacacacacacacagacacacagacagacagacagacacacacacacacagacacacgcgcgcacacacacacacacacgcacacacacacacacacagacacacacagacacacacacacagacacagacacacacacacacacacacacagacacacagacacacacacacacacacagacacacacacacagacacacacacacacacagacagacagacacacacagacacacacacacacacacacacagacacacacacacacacacacacgcgcgcgcgcacacacacacgcacacacacacacacacagacacacgcacacacacacacatgcacacacacacatgcacacacacacacacagacacacagacacacacacacacagacacacagacacacacacacacacacagacacacgcgcgcacacacacacacacacgcacacacacacacacacagacacacacagacacacacacacagacacagacacacacacacacacagacacacagacacacacacacacacacagacacacacacacagacacacacacacacacagacagacagacacacacagacacacacacacacacacacacagacacacacacacacacgcgcacgcgcacacacacacgcacacacacacacacacagacacacgcacacacacacacatgcacacacacacatgcacacacacacacacagacacacagacacacacacacacagacacacagacacacacacacacacagacacacagacacacacacacagacacacacacacagacacacacacacacacacagacacacacagacacacacacacacacacagacacacacacacacacacacacacacacagacacacacacacacacagacacacacacacagacacacacacacagacacacagacagacagacacacacacacacacacacacacacagacacacacacacacacacacgcgcgcgcgcacacacacgcacacacacacacacacagacacacgcacacacacacacatgcacacacacacacacagacacacagacacacagacacacgcacacacacacacacagacacacacacacgcacagacacacacagacacacacagacacacacacacacacacacacacacacacacacacacagacacacagacacacacacagacacacacagacacacacacacacagacacacacacacacacagacacacacagacacacacacacacacacacagacacacgcacacacacacacagacacacacacacacacacagacacacacacacagacacacacacacacacagacacacagacacacagacacacacacacacagacacgcacacacacacacacacacacagacacacacacacacagacacacacacaccaaagcaaATCAGCTGAAAGAAGAAACTGTGTCAAACAGATTCCAGATCAGATCAGTTAAGTTGTCCTTTCTGTTAAACCTGTTTCAAAGCCGTCAGTCAGAACTGTTAGAACGTCTCAGAGGAGACAAACGTCCTTTGTTCACAGACGAAGACAGACTCCAGCTGAACAGATTCTATGTCCGGTGTTGGGCCCTCAGGTTTGTACCTGCGGTGTGTCTCACCTGGACAGTGTCtccagctgagctgctgagtcAGCAGGTTCACCTGGACAGCAGCGTCTCTCCTCTGTATCGAGTCGCTCTGACAgcccacctctctcctcctcaccccgACTGTCCCCTCGCACTCCTGGGTCATCTGGACAACCTGCAGAGGGACATCACAAACAGGACACCACATTGAGTTTGGTCCTATGAACCAACGGAGCACCTCACCCGAGACAAAGATTACTCATTTCTGAATTAAGATTTGAAGCTTCAGGGAGAGACGGCAGACATGTTGAAGGACTCTGGTGTCCCACAGTCCTGTCAGCTCAGCAGGTTTATCAGAGCGTTGTTTCATGAGCTGTGTTACTCCTCGACGTGTCCTGTCGATTTTAGGACATCGTCCACAGACTGAACTGATCACAGCTGCTTCAGGATCTGTTCATGACTTCACATACGTGACCTGTTGAAACTTTACTGCTGATCGATCGaccaataaaaacatgacaaacagcagGGCTGCAAAAATACTCCGACTTCTTCTCAATACAAtctgcatctctgtctgtctgtctgtctgtctgtctgtctgtctgtctgtctctctctgtctgtctgtctgtctgtctctgtccatctgtctgtctgtctgcatctctgtctgtctgtctgtctgtctgtctgtctctctctgtctgtctgtctctgtccatctgtctgtctgtctctgtccgtctgtctgtctctctctgtctgtctgtctgtctgtctgtctctgtccatttgtctgtctgtctgcatctctgtctgtctgtctgtctctgtccatctgtctgtctgtctctgtccatctgtctgtctgtctgcatctctgtctgtctgtctgtctctgtccatctgtctgtctgtctctgtccgtctgtctgtctctgtctgtctgtctgtctctgtctgtctgtctgtctctctgtccatctgtctctctgtccatctgtctctctgtctgtctctgtccatctgtctgtctgtctctctctgtctgtctgtctgtctctgtccatctgtctgtctgtctgtctctgtctctgtctgtctgtctgtctctgtgtctgtctgtctgtctgtctgtctctgtccatctgtctgtctgtctgtctgtctgtctgtctgtctctctctgtccgtctgtctgtctgtctctctctctgtccatctgtctgtctctgtctgtctgtctgtctgtctctgtctgtctggctctgtctctctgtctgtctctgtctgtctctctctctctctgtctgtctctctctgtctgtctctgtctgtctctctctgtctgtctgtctctgtctgtctctctctgtctgtctctgtctgtctctctctgtctctgtctgtctctgtctgtctgtctctctctgtctgtctctgtccatctgtctgtctgtctctctctgtctgtctctgtctgtctgtctctctctgtctgtctctctctgtccatctgtctgtctgtctctctctgtctgtctctgtctgtccatccggGTGTCTCGTGTTTCCGCTGGGAGGGTGTCgcacagcgctaacagctgATCCCGAGTTTAAACGACGGAGCTGTGGCTGAATGAAACTGACGACGTGGTGTTgaaaagtccagaaaagagTAAAGAGCAAAGCGCTCGTCTCACCAGTTACATCCGTAAACATGCGCGACCAGCCAACCAACCGTAGCAACGGAAagaacatgagaaaaacacaagacaacaacGGAGAAAAGCGGTCGGATCTGCTGTGACAAGCTGCCACTCTGCGAATTTCTATCTGGACCTGATCATCACCCGTcaatcaataaagctgattgtGAAGCTCCATCAAGCTTTTATCGTCGCCTCCAGCAGActcctgtcagctgctgctagctgctagcgACTGCAAGCTAACTCCAACAGctggacgttttttttttaccgtaaCGGCTCATTAGCTGCGACCGTGAACGCCACACCAACGAAACTGAAGTCACACTTACCGAAAGCATCGTGAAAGGTGAATTTTTCCGCTTTTCAGAAGCACAAACCAGCGTCAGGGATAAGCGATCGGTTGTGATGACATGCTGAgtgtttaaaatgctaaaaagtCCGTTCGTGACCCAACAAATTTAAAGTTTTCATAGTTTTCCTGTTGACTCGAGCAATTCAGAGAACTGTGACTCTACATCACAACAGTATGTGACGCTGCTGCCGCTCTGCTGCCCCCAGCGGGCCGGAGGAGGCAGGGCGccatctgcttcttcttcttcttcttcttcttcttcttctgcttcttcttcttcttcttcttcttaaatGTTAAAACTGATATATACTGGCTGGGCACgtgtaatagtaataataatcataatcataataattattacttttattttctgccttAAAAGTTAGTTAAGTGGGTTTTTATGACATAGGCTATACAAACCATTGTGGAAGCAGGACTCCACAAATCGCACTGTTCCATTTGTGttcattgttaatttaaacacaagatacttgtgctcaaaaagaggattcattctcagtgaagaaccttggagctctaatctgcctctatacctgccaaagagcagtgattcctaacacgtctctgggggtcatcaggtggaaacctcccttcaacagtgtttcgcctacttagtcccactacacctccaggaggttaggcagtgaactccggcgtcccagagtcaccccccctagtgccagttcacactgctcctacacaatccaaacagcaccgccacgttcaactgacccagagatgctccaggtagtggccagtaccgatgctaccatttaactattgctaatgctaatgctaaccgctaggaagaacagaagaagacaatacagttccgatgctaccatttagctaatgttacgtgctaaccgctacctgctaagaggaacagaagaagacaataaagctagattcacctatactgttaatgttaattgctagctaccaatactaactgctaagatactatcatactctcaccgctttagctattgttagctgctacaatgctaccacaggcctagatgccacatgtaactgccgattgccacactaccatcatctacccctgcctctcaccaactgcaccaagaaaaagcggggtgggaatacaaaccctggttcgggtaggggatagaaaataaagaggtagagtcaaaagatggaagtagggattggatacagacccttgttcgggtagggggtggaaaatttagagggtgctggaggtggaggcctaaaccacagactagatttaacagcctcttctaacatttccttcaagaagcagcaaaccctaccatttccttcaaaaagcaaacagagcaggaaaacaaaccctaacatttccttcaagaagcaaacaaaacaggaaaacaaccaaaaagatcaaaaaacaagccaactctgtatcttaccacgcaaactcacctgaacaggccgcatggtcccaaagagagactctagctggccacacccccaccttatctaaacttcctggttctcttcctattggcagagcgagaagatggggcggggaaagcagagcagaggagaggtgtcttgttaagactttaacctcttctcttgccgggttaggcatgcatgtcctctgccccccccctcaccgtccctatttcaccccccaactactattatttctcctgatccatatccactgactagacctagcagcctcatctgacatctccctcactgtcttccttaaattttgcccatgcactcccagctccctcaacagtgaaacagctgaccctgcaacaaaacctctacaccccacttcaaccggacagaccctggtcttccatcccctctgctcagattctgtctttaaatctgcatacttagtcttcttcctttcataagctgcctccactgaattttcccaagggactgttaactcaataaaatacacagtctttttactcatggaccataagacaatgtccggcctcagattactataaactatttcctggggcacaactagctttcctcccaagtcgacctgcatttgccaatcatcagcccctaccaggcagccacctacctgctttctccctgacttagcagctctatttttctccccctctcgaacaaactgcacatctaacctctcctttctagaacttccagtattcacctgcttccttctctcctcaatgcctgcggctaagcttctcagcacctgattatgccgccatgtataccggccttgtgataagctaattctacaacctgacaaaatgtgctttaaacttgctgtacctgagcagagtgggcacgattgatcgccctgtacccagagacttaggttctgcggggctggcaacacatcgtatgtcgcccctatcagaaatttaatacggccttcctccatattccacaggtccctccaactaagtttcctcttctcaacaccttcccaattcaaccattgtccctgtttggcttgaccaactgcttttgccccccttaacaactcctcctgcctacgcacctgttccactacaagctttcttttctcctttagacctgctttattccacactggtttgcctgggccaagccccaagcctccccggccaaattgaacatttcctactatttctgcatgcctaagagctgcctctgcctcctgcactgctgcccttgggttccatttcctccccccagaaggattcggaaccacattgctaactaacatgttgTTTTAGCTATTAAAGATGATGTTTTGTACTGTTAACCCAGATCTTACAGGACGATCAGACTCAAACTGGACACTCTGAGGTACAGAAACCTTTTTATAATCAGCTGTGGTTTCTGAGCTTCCTCGTCTTTTTGTGGGTCAACAGTCCTCTTTGTGCTCaggagactctgaggtcagtcaAAGGTTGGACAGTTGTCCATTGATTCACGTTTTCAGGTTTGAAATCCACCATTTTCTGCTAAATATACATTCTTATTAATGTTCTCAGTCGGTGGGCTAGTGTCACGCTGattaaacacagagagaaaacaattaGTCAACTGGATGAGAGAAGAGCTGACTGTCCTCTTTCCGTCTTTGTTAGGGACATAGGGACAGTACGATGTGATTTGATATCATGTCTGTAGTTTAACAGGCTCCtcgtttctttcttcttttccttcttaaTGACATGAGCGTCACACAGGGTCACTCAGCTGAAATCCACACCAGAGGGAAACATCAGTGTCCATCTGTCCGTCCACACCAGAGGGAAACATCAGGGTCCATCTGTCCGtccacacaggcagacagacgacTGTTGACTCCGGTGTGAACTCCAGTCACGAGTGAAACTGTGTTTACTCAGACTTCAGCTTTTTCAGTTGAAATGGCTTGAAATCGTCCTGCACAGCTGACGTTAGTTATTCTGCTCGACTCCGTCCGTCTGCGGCACACGGTcacattcagacattcagtAAGCCGACCGTAGCTTCCATCAGCTGCCTGTGCAGGCCGGAGTCTGATTAAACCCGtgactctgctctgctccagctTCAGTTAAACCTTTATTCATAACACATCAAAACAGCAGGTTGATACATTCAATGCAACCGAGATGATTTAGATCAGCTGGCTCTaaagtctgcagctgtcagatcCACATTAAATCATCATCTGATGTTCAGCTCATGTCCAACATCAGAAATGGTGCTGCCACACAAAAAACTTCTGTTAAATCTTGTTTTGTTACAAATGATCAGTGTTGAAGACGTTTTGTTCAGATTTACAGAGCAACAGATCCTGATGCTTTTAGGTGCTTTTAGTCTGTCTGTAGAATTAAACGCGCCTGCAGTTTGATGAAGGGTGCAGCAACAGTGGTGCATTCAGGAAGAGGTTTTTTTATGGAAACTACAGTTTCTGCACCcaataaaaatcaacaacaCGTCATTTACTGTCCACTTGATCAGTTTTATGGAAAGAAgttcttctgttttcagtgcaaGAGCCACTGGCATGTTAACTTCAGTTCAAGGTGCTAAAGGAAAggcacaaaactgaaaaaaaaagaatagtaGTGAAATATGAGATTCTGCCACATTTAAACTTTGAGGCATTTAGAAAATCAACCAATGTTAATATTAAACCAATGAAAAGGCCTCAGTTACACCTGATAGAGTGAAGCAGACACACGTTTTTTACCTCTCAGAACAAAGAATGGAGTGAAAGACGTGTTCTTAtgttcctgttttatttctgccaggattctttatttctgtcaaagTGGAGACCAGCAGGTgagtgtttactgacagcag
Coding sequences within:
- the LOC121623988 gene encoding trichohyalin-like isoform X3; this translates as MLSVVQMTQECEGTVGVRRREVGCQSDSIQRRDAAVQVNLLTQQLSWRHCPGECGVPWQCVSVRAGEPGGGALLQHCSSQKTHTLDTEQPSPPLYLLCSPLRHTLIPTMPLFTPPAPPAPQQPESKEVQQNTWLRPPLPPGLIAPLSPRLAEEEEEEEGSSQCENNESLRSDRQSTVTAEKKKRRRRKSQRSEGGDQGGNMWGEKSRPVTLTNHIAGRVQPNEGTPSSTVHRDRKTNGDERCQPGCHQDAIQSEARSSIQSEARSSIQSQDRSSIQSEARSSILSEDRSSIQSEARSSIQSQDRSSIQSEARSSILSQDRSSIQSQDSSSTQIDRNETQGETWQCCRKRGIQTGRPAAQIQHTRAEGGENKTMVKEEEEELLVEEGGPKRRCTEEQRKDELMVKEEAEEEAGPRRKMLGSPIRYLVESEKWLRGLSAANHSTATEAKAKRKLGRLKREHQAEEEEGTGGVELTKRIDSSRKESSEDGVDGGWQLCQACGLTFACRSSLQLHLSGHRAGLRLSCHLCQEKFSCHCRHRGTRAAGDKQDAEVNGNNGRERKEREERSKEGEEETLLPASTKAPDWSRRRKRVCRNPQWWADYQTTMKKRLVTERWRRQQERDGWRGRRSKRCREEEEKMKPVCLKEHGGGEEKEEEKEVAEQPERPRRKMVGPPIRYLLESEGPSYGQLTANQDGVMGFKQGRKPQQKSKDGGGASDSTTMIDRSDAAEKQTGDMITERKTSQMITERQTGQKVAEREETLLPASTKAPDWSRRRKRVCRNPQWWADYQTTMKKRLVTERWRRQQERDGWRGRRSKRCREEEEKHTQGPVCLKEHGGGEEGERRRRDGGEEKEEEKEVAEQPERPRRKMVGPPIRYLLESEGPSYGQLTANQDGVMGFKQGRKPQQKSKDGGGASDSTTMIDRSDAAEKQTGDMITERKTSQMITERQTGQKVAEREETLLPASTKAPDWSRRRKRVCRNPQWWADYQTTMKKRLVTERWRRWQERDGWRGRRSKRCREEEEKMKPVCVKEHGGGEEKEEKKEVAEQPERPRRKMVGPPIRYLLESEEPLTANQDGAMGFKQGRKPQKKSKAGGGASDNATMIDRPEDTEQIDKHAGQTVTERKTCQSVSHRQTGHTVTDRQTGSYRWIYQVYKDLQSSQVTVISPCCVKLQRFL